The following are encoded in a window of Ricinus communis isolate WT05 ecotype wild-type chromosome 4, ASM1957865v1, whole genome shotgun sequence genomic DNA:
- the LOC8272620 gene encoding post-GPI attachment to proteins factor 3 isoform X1, with protein MVDRYWIGFSLVLSCLVQVLDASAGDADSVYRACVGQCEKSGCVGQRCFSHCKFSSDGVSIDGPWYMQEPLYLRWKQWDCESDCRYHCMLDREKEREALGHGPVKYHGKWPFNRVYGIQFSGLRILTGYYVQEPVSVAFSALNLAIHFHGWLSFFILLNYKLPLKQDKKVYYEYATLWHIYGLLSMNSWFWSSVFHSRDVDLTERLDYSSAVALLGYSLILAILRTLNIRIEAKRVMVSAPLIAFVITHISFLNFYKMDYGWNMKVCVVMGVAQLLIWAIWAGVSRHPSRWKLWMVVVGGGLAMLLEIYDFPPYKGFIDAHALWHATTIPLTYIWWSFIRDDAEFRTSSLLKRPSSSSWRN; from the exons ATGGTGGATCGATATTGGATTGGTTTCTCTCTGGTGCTTTCATGTCTTGTTCAAGTTTTAGATGCCAGTGCCGGTGATGCCGATTCAGTCTACAG GGCTTGTGTTGGACAATGTGAAAAATCTGGATGTGTGGGTCAAAGATGCTTTTCGCACTGCAAGTTTTCTTCAGATGGCGTCTCAATTGATGGTCCATGGTATATGCAAGAACCTCTTTACTTACGATGGAAGCAATGGGATTGCGAAAGTGACTGTCGCTACCACTGTATGCTCGatagagaaaaggaaagagaagcACTTGGCCATGGTCCTGTCAAGTATCATGGTAAATGGCCCTTCAACCGTGTATACGGAATTCAG TTTTCTGGACTGCGCATCTTGACTGGTTATTATGTACAGGAGCCTGTCTCTGTAGCTTTCTCTGCACTGAACCTTGCTATACATTTCCACGGCTGgctttcatttttcattcttCTTAATTATAAGTTGCCACTTAAACAAGATAAGAAGGTGTACTATGAATATGCGACTCTGTGGCATATCTATGGGCTCTTATCAATGAACTCCTGGTTCTGGAGTTCAGTTTTCCACAGCCG AGATGTGGACTTGACAGAGAGGCTGGACTACTCTTCTGCAGTTGCATTATTGGGTTACTCGCTCATTTTGGCTATACTAAGaactttaaatataagaattgaAGCAAAAAGGGTCATGGTTTCTGCTCCACTTATTGCGTTCGTAATTACTCATATATCATTCCTCAATTTCTATAAGATGGATTACG GATGGAACATGAAAGTATGTGTCGTCATGGGAGTGGCTCAGCTTCTTATATGGGCAATTTGGGCTGGTGTCAGCCGTCATCCTTCTCGGTGGAAGTTGTGGATGGTGGTCGTAGGAGGTGGGCTTGCAATGCTTTTAGAAATCTATGATTTCCCTCCATATAAAGGATTTATAGATGCCCATGCTCTTTGGCATGCCACCACTATCCCTCTTACCTACATCTGGTGGAGTTTCATCAGAGATGATGCTGAGTTCCGTACCTCTAGCCTCCTTAAAAGGCCAAGTAGTAGTTCATGGCGAAACTGA
- the LOC8272620 gene encoding post-GPI attachment to proteins factor 3 isoform X2 has protein sequence MVDRYWIGFSLVLSCLVQVLDASAGDADSVYRACVGQCEKSGCVGQRCFSHCKFSSDGVSIDGPWYMQEPLYLRWKQWDCESDCRYHCMLDREKEREALGHGPVKYHGKWPFNRVYGIQEPVSVAFSALNLAIHFHGWLSFFILLNYKLPLKQDKKVYYEYATLWHIYGLLSMNSWFWSSVFHSRDVDLTERLDYSSAVALLGYSLILAILRTLNIRIEAKRVMVSAPLIAFVITHISFLNFYKMDYGWNMKVCVVMGVAQLLIWAIWAGVSRHPSRWKLWMVVVGGGLAMLLEIYDFPPYKGFIDAHALWHATTIPLTYIWWSFIRDDAEFRTSSLLKRPSSSSWRN, from the exons ATGGTGGATCGATATTGGATTGGTTTCTCTCTGGTGCTTTCATGTCTTGTTCAAGTTTTAGATGCCAGTGCCGGTGATGCCGATTCAGTCTACAG GGCTTGTGTTGGACAATGTGAAAAATCTGGATGTGTGGGTCAAAGATGCTTTTCGCACTGCAAGTTTTCTTCAGATGGCGTCTCAATTGATGGTCCATGGTATATGCAAGAACCTCTTTACTTACGATGGAAGCAATGGGATTGCGAAAGTGACTGTCGCTACCACTGTATGCTCGatagagaaaaggaaagagaagcACTTGGCCATGGTCCTGTCAAGTATCATGGTAAATGGCCCTTCAACCGTGTATACGGAATTCAG GAGCCTGTCTCTGTAGCTTTCTCTGCACTGAACCTTGCTATACATTTCCACGGCTGgctttcatttttcattcttCTTAATTATAAGTTGCCACTTAAACAAGATAAGAAGGTGTACTATGAATATGCGACTCTGTGGCATATCTATGGGCTCTTATCAATGAACTCCTGGTTCTGGAGTTCAGTTTTCCACAGCCG AGATGTGGACTTGACAGAGAGGCTGGACTACTCTTCTGCAGTTGCATTATTGGGTTACTCGCTCATTTTGGCTATACTAAGaactttaaatataagaattgaAGCAAAAAGGGTCATGGTTTCTGCTCCACTTATTGCGTTCGTAATTACTCATATATCATTCCTCAATTTCTATAAGATGGATTACG GATGGAACATGAAAGTATGTGTCGTCATGGGAGTGGCTCAGCTTCTTATATGGGCAATTTGGGCTGGTGTCAGCCGTCATCCTTCTCGGTGGAAGTTGTGGATGGTGGTCGTAGGAGGTGGGCTTGCAATGCTTTTAGAAATCTATGATTTCCCTCCATATAAAGGATTTATAGATGCCCATGCTCTTTGGCATGCCACCACTATCCCTCTTACCTACATCTGGTGGAGTTTCATCAGAGATGATGCTGAGTTCCGTACCTCTAGCCTCCTTAAAAGGCCAAGTAGTAGTTCATGGCGAAACTGA
- the LOC8272620 gene encoding post-GPI attachment to proteins factor 3 isoform X3 yields the protein MASQLMVHGICKNLFTYDGSNGIAKVTVATTVCSIEKRKEKHLAMVLSSIMVNGPSTVYTEFRFEPVSVAFSALNLAIHFHGWLSFFILLNYKLPLKQDKKVYYEYATLWHIYGLLSMNSWFWSSVFHSRDVDLTERLDYSSAVALLGYSLILAILRTLNIRIEAKRVMVSAPLIAFVITHISFLNFYKMDYGWNMKVCVVMGVAQLLIWAIWAGVSRHPSRWKLWMVVVGGGLAMLLEIYDFPPYKGFIDAHALWHATTIPLTYIWWSFIRDDAEFRTSSLLKRPSSSSWRN from the exons ATGGCGTCTCAATTGATGGTCCATGGTATATGCAAGAACCTCTTTACTTACGATGGAAGCAATGGGATTGCGAAAGTGACTGTCGCTACCACTGTATGCTCGatagagaaaaggaaagagaagcACTTGGCCATGGTCCTGTCAAGTATCATGGTAAATGGCCCTTCAACCGTGTATACGGAATTCAGGTTT GAGCCTGTCTCTGTAGCTTTCTCTGCACTGAACCTTGCTATACATTTCCACGGCTGgctttcatttttcattcttCTTAATTATAAGTTGCCACTTAAACAAGATAAGAAGGTGTACTATGAATATGCGACTCTGTGGCATATCTATGGGCTCTTATCAATGAACTCCTGGTTCTGGAGTTCAGTTTTCCACAGCCG AGATGTGGACTTGACAGAGAGGCTGGACTACTCTTCTGCAGTTGCATTATTGGGTTACTCGCTCATTTTGGCTATACTAAGaactttaaatataagaattgaAGCAAAAAGGGTCATGGTTTCTGCTCCACTTATTGCGTTCGTAATTACTCATATATCATTCCTCAATTTCTATAAGATGGATTACG GATGGAACATGAAAGTATGTGTCGTCATGGGAGTGGCTCAGCTTCTTATATGGGCAATTTGGGCTGGTGTCAGCCGTCATCCTTCTCGGTGGAAGTTGTGGATGGTGGTCGTAGGAGGTGGGCTTGCAATGCTTTTAGAAATCTATGATTTCCCTCCATATAAAGGATTTATAGATGCCCATGCTCTTTGGCATGCCACCACTATCCCTCTTACCTACATCTGGTGGAGTTTCATCAGAGATGATGCTGAGTTCCGTACCTCTAGCCTCCTTAAAAGGCCAAGTAGTAGTTCATGGCGAAACTGA